The Candidatus Omnitrophota bacterium genome contains a region encoding:
- a CDS encoding nitroreductase family protein: MNFLNLSKKRQSCRKYSDAPVPKEVLERCVEAARLAPSACNSQPWRFIVVAETELKNKLADAAFSGVHTMNSFAKNAPVLVAVVTERSKYAAQLAGHFRGTQYSLIDLGIAGEHFCLQAAEEGLGTCWLGWFNQRGVKKVLGLSRKDQIDIMFSVGYPQGDGLREKIRKDVVEISEFR, translated from the coding sequence ATGAATTTTTTAAATCTTTCTAAAAAACGCCAAAGTTGTAGAAAATATTCTGATGCTCCTGTTCCTAAAGAAGTTTTAGAGAGGTGTGTTGAGGCGGCGCGCTTAGCCCCATCGGCATGCAATTCTCAGCCCTGGCGATTTATTGTCGTTGCCGAGACGGAACTTAAGAACAAGTTAGCTGATGCGGCTTTTTCTGGTGTGCACACGATGAATAGCTTTGCAAAAAATGCGCCGGTTTTAGTTGCTGTTGTAACCGAGCGGTCAAAATATGCAGCGCAATTAGCGGGTCATTTTCGTGGGACGCAATATAGCTTGATTGATTTAGGGATCGCAGGTGAACATTTTTGTTTACAGGCCGCCGAAGAGGGGCTAGGAACTTGTTGGCTTGGATGGTTTAATCAAAGAGGTGTAAAAAAAGTGTTGGGGCTTTCAAGAAAAGATCAAATTGATATTATGTTTAGCGTGGGATATCCGCAAGGCGATGGTTTGCGTGAGAAGATAAGAAAAGATGTGGTTGAAATTTCTGAATTTCGATAA
- a CDS encoding HD domain-containing protein gives MPEQTLPNLSPFIKILNAITKKNHVDAFLVGGALRDLYLCREVVDFDFATSKNAIKIAKIFAKEIKGAFVLLDEEHNCARVARKQKGKLLTFDFADFRAKDLKGDLSHRDFTINTISVDIKNIYNDTNILKQAKDYKKGLKDIRSRTIKMVSKKVFAEDPLRMLRGFSLQAVLDFKIEAKTKAQIKKDLLLISQVARERVREEFFKILSSKNAYKNLKQMHSIGLLERIIPQIASMRYISGGGYHHLSLMDHSFESVRQVEKCFLEFSDNEKVSEYLNEELACGRKRFALIKLAALLHDAGKPETYKKERNKITYHGHEHVGRYIVRNIAKMLKMSVNERTALEIMVGHHLRPGYLSNFKNPTPRAIFRFFRDVKEEAIGVLLLSLSDQRSTRGPLTTEKDQEHHEEIIYGLISKYFEEEKKEKKVRILTGDDLIKTLKLKPSPVFAKILVRIEEKYALGEIKTKKQALDIARVMIK, from the coding sequence ATGCCTGAGCAAACACTACCTAATCTTTCCCCATTTATTAAAATATTAAATGCTATTACGAAAAAAAATCACGTTGATGCTTTTTTAGTTGGAGGAGCTTTGCGTGATCTCTATCTCTGTCGCGAGGTTGTTGATTTTGATTTTGCAACGAGCAAAAATGCTATTAAGATTGCTAAGATTTTTGCTAAAGAAATTAAGGGTGCTTTTGTTCTTTTAGATGAAGAGCATAATTGTGCACGCGTTGCCCGTAAGCAGAAGGGAAAGTTGTTAACATTTGATTTTGCAGACTTTCGAGCTAAAGATTTAAAAGGGGATCTTTCTCATCGGGATTTTACTATTAATACGATTTCAGTTGATATTAAAAATATTTACAACGATACAAATATTTTAAAACAGGCCAAAGACTACAAAAAAGGTCTTAAAGACATTAGATCTAGAACAATTAAGATGGTGTCTAAAAAAGTTTTTGCGGAAGATCCGTTGCGTATGTTGCGCGGCTTTAGTCTACAGGCTGTTTTGGACTTTAAGATTGAAGCAAAAACAAAAGCACAGATCAAAAAAGACCTTTTGTTGATAAGTCAGGTTGCTCGTGAGCGCGTACGTGAAGAATTTTTTAAGATTTTATCATCTAAAAATGCTTATAAAAATCTAAAGCAAATGCATTCGATTGGTCTTTTGGAGAGGATTATTCCTCAGATTGCTTCAATGCGATATATTTCTGGGGGAGGATATCATCACTTGTCTTTAATGGATCATAGCTTTGAATCTGTCCGTCAGGTTGAGAAATGTTTTTTAGAGTTTTCTGATAATGAGAAAGTTTCGGAGTATCTAAATGAAGAGTTGGCTTGCGGTAGAAAGCGTTTTGCTTTGATCAAGCTCGCAGCCCTTTTGCATGATGCTGGAAAACCAGAAACCTATAAAAAAGAGCGCAACAAGATAACGTATCATGGCCACGAGCATGTTGGCCGTTATATTGTGCGTAATATTGCAAAAATGTTAAAAATGTCTGTGAACGAAAGAACAGCGCTTGAGATAATGGTGGGCCATCATTTAAGGCCAGGATATTTATCAAATTTTAAGAATCCAACACCGCGTGCAATCTTTCGATTTTTTCGTGATGTAAAAGAAGAGGCGATAGGCGTTTTGCTTTTATCTCTTTCGGATCAACGCTCAACAAGAGGACCTCTGACAACAGAAAAGGATCAAGAGCATCATGAAGAAATTATTTATGGGCTTATTTCTAAATATTTTGAAGAAGAAAAAAAAGAAAAGAAAGTGCGTATTTTAACGGGCGATGATCTCATTAAAACTTTGAAGCTTAAGCCATCTCCAGTTTTTGCGAAGATTTTAGTGCGTATTGAAGAAAAATATGCATTGGGCGAAATTAAAACAAAAAAACAAGCTCTTGATATTGCAAGAGTGATGATAAAATAA
- a CDS encoding pyridoxamine 5'-phosphate oxidase family protein: MRIDEFKKLLNKIQFLNVATVNADGHPNAAPKMILKTLDEFIYLIDCTIGKTWENLNRDSSVSLSFVDEKSLKGYQVKGKGKIIEGHAICQQLIDDLQEKEMALTVKRVIDGVREKKIHEDFEMGMSDKFVIFKIEILEVVEIGYKGNLARKDFKALLLNEQIKELEK; the protein is encoded by the coding sequence ATGCGTATTGATGAATTTAAAAAACTTTTAAATAAGATTCAGTTTTTAAATGTGGCAACTGTTAATGCTGATGGGCATCCCAATGCCGCGCCTAAAATGATTTTAAAAACATTGGATGAGTTTATTTATTTAATTGATTGCACGATTGGGAAAACATGGGAGAATTTAAACCGTGATTCTAGCGTTTCCCTATCTTTTGTAGATGAAAAATCATTAAAAGGGTATCAAGTTAAGGGAAAAGGCAAAATTATTGAAGGCCATGCGATTTGTCAACAGCTTATTGATGATCTGCAGGAAAAAGAAATGGCTCTAACAGTTAAACGTGTTATTGATGGTGTTCGAGAGAAGAAAATTCATGAAGATTTTGAAATGGGCATGTCAGATAAATTTGTTATTTTTAAGATTGAAATTTTAGAGGTTGTTGAAATCGGATATAAGGGAAATCTGGCAAGGAAAGATTTTAAGGCGTTACTTTTGAATGAACAAATTAAGGAGCTTGAGAAATGA
- a CDS encoding PLD nuclease N-terminal domain-containing protein, with protein sequence MGTLLGLVVLVLDVLAIVDCIKTIKDTGKKVLWIVLILILPVVGLILYYLVGKKK encoded by the coding sequence ATGGGTACTTTACTAGGTTTAGTAGTTTTGGTTTTAGATGTTTTAGCTATTGTTGATTGTATTAAAACCATCAAGGATACAGGCAAGAAGGTTCTTTGGATTGTTTTGATTCTTATTCTTCCGGTGGTTGGTTTGATTCTTTATTATCTTGTTGGAAAAAAGAAATAA
- a CDS encoding NUDIX hydrolase, with the protein MHHLLKHLAGEPYCTVDAIIERPEGLVIIERSNPPFGWALPGGFVEPGESLEAAVVREAKEETNLDLEDLRQFHTYSDPSRDPRFHTIDTVFVAKGVGTPQSGDDAQNLKIVPYDKLLEGMYAFDHKEIIKTYLEQRK; encoded by the coding sequence ATTCATCATTTGCTTAAACATCTAGCTGGCGAGCCGTATTGCACGGTAGACGCGATTATCGAAAGGCCTGAAGGCCTTGTGATTATTGAACGAAGCAATCCGCCTTTTGGCTGGGCTTTGCCCGGAGGGTTTGTTGAGCCTGGCGAAAGTCTAGAAGCCGCAGTAGTAAGAGAAGCCAAAGAAGAAACAAATTTAGATCTTGAAGATTTGAGACAATTTCATACTTATTCTGACCCGAGCCGTGATCCGCGGTTTCATACAATTGATACCGTTTTTGTTGCCAAAGGAGTTGGAACGCCGCAATCAGGTGATGATGCTCAAAATTTAAAGATCGTGCCTTACGATAAACTTTTAGAAGGCATGTATGCGTTTGATCATAAGGAAATTATTAAAACTTATCTCGAGCAAAGAAAATGA
- a CDS encoding bifunctional nuclease family protein has product MSLIEVDLNKIIIDEKRQDQVIVLKERGGTRQFPIMIGLVEASSIKMKLSNLELPRPMTHDLIISILEGLEATPKKLVIDKIVDHTFHAKLVVETASGVTKEIDSRPSDGVALAVRAQIPIFVEEEVLKSTEIPKF; this is encoded by the coding sequence ATGAGTTTGATTGAAGTTGATTTGAATAAAATCATTATTGATGAGAAAAGGCAAGATCAGGTTATTGTTCTGAAAGAGCGAGGAGGAACTCGTCAATTTCCTATTATGATTGGTCTCGTGGAAGCATCTAGCATCAAAATGAAATTATCCAATCTTGAATTACCGCGACCGATGACCCATGATTTGATTATTTCTATTCTAGAGGGACTTGAGGCAACACCTAAAAAACTTGTTATTGATAAGATTGTTGATCATACGTTTCATGCCAAATTAGTTGTTGAGACCGCTAGCGGTGTAACTAAAGAAATTGATTCGCGACCTTCGGATGGCGTGGCTTTGGCTGTTCGCGCGCAAATACCGATTTTTGTTGAAGAAGAAGTTTTGAAAAGCACAGAAATTCCAAAGTTCTGA
- a CDS encoding YihY/virulence factor BrkB family protein: MANISKFVRFLKTDIWRIRANKLPKTKFFLIQQLRIVLLALRGFNEDKCQLRASALTFYSLLSVVPVVAMAFGIAKGFGFESMLEAQLYNRLPGQEEIVAQIIGFSNAFLENTRGGLIAGIGVVILFWTVIKVLGNIETSFNDIWGIKKGRGFSRKFSDYLSIMLICPILLIMSSSATVLVASQITAITQRIEILGAVAPFIFFSLKLLPFVVIWVMFTFIYIFMPNTKVKLSSALMGGVIAGTVYQIVQWAYINFQIGASKYGAIYGSFAALPLFLVWLQVSWLIVLFGAEVSFAKQNVDTYEFEPDCLKASRSFRRFMALAITHLCIKHLYKGDLAPKAEEISHVLESPIRLTNEILFNLTEAGVLAEVKRDDGATGYQPARNIELYTIKNVVKMIDDRGVDSIPVVSTKEMNKISDCLKGLEQAIETSKDNLNLKDI; encoded by the coding sequence ATGGCCAACATTTCAAAGTTTGTTCGATTTTTAAAAACGGATATTTGGCGTATTCGTGCCAACAAGCTCCCAAAAACAAAATTTTTCTTAATCCAGCAGTTGAGAATTGTTTTATTAGCTTTGCGCGGATTTAATGAGGATAAATGTCAGCTTAGAGCATCAGCCTTAACTTTTTATTCTTTGCTTTCCGTTGTGCCGGTTGTTGCCATGGCATTCGGAATTGCGAAAGGGTTTGGTTTTGAATCAATGCTTGAAGCACAGCTGTATAATCGCTTGCCTGGGCAAGAAGAAATTGTCGCTCAAATCATAGGGTTTTCGAATGCGTTTTTAGAAAATACAAGAGGTGGGCTCATCGCAGGAATTGGTGTGGTTATTTTGTTTTGGACAGTCATTAAAGTTTTAGGAAACATTGAAACATCTTTTAATGATATTTGGGGTATTAAAAAAGGAAGAGGGTTCAGCCGAAAGTTCAGTGACTATCTTTCCATTATGTTAATTTGCCCGATTCTTTTGATTATGTCGAGTAGTGCAACAGTTTTGGTCGCGAGCCAAATTACGGCGATTACTCAAAGAATTGAAATTTTAGGCGCTGTTGCACCGTTTATATTTTTCTCTCTTAAGCTTTTGCCGTTTGTTGTGATTTGGGTTATGTTTACTTTTATTTATATTTTTATGCCAAATACTAAAGTTAAGCTCTCTTCAGCATTAATGGGTGGCGTTATTGCTGGAACTGTTTACCAAATTGTGCAATGGGCCTATATAAACTTTCAAATTGGGGCCAGTAAATATGGTGCGATTTATGGTAGCTTTGCTGCTTTGCCGCTTTTTTTGGTATGGCTTCAGGTGAGTTGGCTCATTGTTCTTTTTGGCGCAGAAGTTTCTTTTGCAAAGCAGAATGTTGACACATATGAATTTGAACCAGATTGTTTAAAAGCTAGCCGATCTTTTAGAAGATTTATGGCGTTGGCTATTACGCATTTGTGCATCAAGCATCTTTATAAAGGAGATTTGGCCCCTAAAGCTGAAGAAATTTCACATGTTTTAGAGTCGCCAATACGTTTAACAAATGAAATTTTATTTAATTTAACAGAGGCTGGTGTTTTAGCTGAAGTTAAAAGAGATGATGGGGCTACAGGATATCAGCCGGCACGTAACATTGAACTTTATACAATAAAGAATGTTGTAAAGATGATCGATGATAGGGGAGTGGACAGTATTCCTGTTGTTTCAACGAAAGAAATGAATAAGATTTCGGATTGTCTAAAGGGTTTGGAGCAGGCAATTGAAACATCTAAAGATAATTTGAATTTGAAAGATATTTAG
- the nrdR gene encoding transcriptional regulator NrdR, producing MRCPKCQYKETKVVDSRLNNDGTSIRRRRECLKCEDRFTTYEYVEQVPLMVVKSDSRRQAFNRAKILSGIVKACEKRPISMDKMEEVTSEIERLVQKKNDREVNSKDIGELIMEKLALLDDVAYVRFASVYRQFRDVNQFVNELSHLLQKGKK from the coding sequence ATGCGTTGTCCGAAATGCCAATATAAAGAAACAAAAGTTGTTGATTCTCGTTTAAATAACGATGGGACCTCAATTCGTCGTCGAAGAGAATGTCTAAAGTGCGAAGATCGTTTCACAACTTATGAATATGTTGAGCAAGTTCCTTTGATGGTTGTTAAGTCGGATAGTCGTCGGCAGGCCTTTAACCGTGCAAAAATTTTATCGGGCATTGTTAAAGCTTGCGAAAAGCGACCTATTAGTATGGATAAAATGGAAGAAGTAACGTCAGAAATTGAACGTTTAGTTCAAAAGAAGAATGATCGTGAAGTTAATTCTAAAGATATTGGCGAGCTGATTATGGAAAAACTTGCGCTTTTAGATGATGTTGCTTATGTTCGGTTTGCTTCTGTTTATCGGCAATTTCGCGATGTGAATCAATTTGTTAATGAGCTGAGTCATTTGCTCCAAAAAGGAAAAAAGTAG